A single Anatilimnocola floriformis DNA region contains:
- a CDS encoding protein phosphatase 1 regulatory subunit 42 — protein MIQNTRDHPQRKSRWPQFSLRQLACTLVICSIGFAIAGRIAADAKRVDLAIRALEDKGVHVARNEARVFGFAASDEFVCTWPLSFFGKSTYRPVSYLVVPRGADESYAKVLPDIGSIDSIDIYTQIQSHQLAFLARAKGVKQGTIECDFPQGTMDALISWKSLTELMIGDVQSANLVGIGKLGSLQAIYLRDIQGDMSDLVSELTQLPSLRQIDIESCALDLCDAKSFESLKNVRSVRINACTGSSVACRGIGHLHSLKHLEIEGVDIDDSCLSDLGCLCPQLERIRIGSCKASPVRILQFLSKCYALKELYLTQESICAVECHQAVQSIGCCGSLETLRIEALDKPSAKRLSHILPRCGITVTLKGRELYRLP, from the coding sequence ATGATCCAAAACACTCGTGATCATCCGCAACGCAAATCGCGATGGCCACAATTTTCGCTACGGCAACTTGCCTGTACTTTGGTAATCTGCTCGATCGGCTTCGCAATCGCAGGTCGAATTGCTGCCGACGCCAAGCGAGTGGATCTGGCGATTCGAGCGCTTGAGGACAAGGGGGTTCATGTGGCCAGAAACGAGGCTCGAGTTTTCGGCTTTGCCGCCTCGGACGAATTTGTCTGCACTTGGCCACTGTCATTTTTCGGCAAGTCGACCTACAGGCCTGTTTCTTACTTGGTCGTTCCAAGGGGAGCTGACGAGTCATATGCCAAAGTCTTGCCTGATATCGGTTCAATCGATAGCATTGATATCTACACTCAAATACAAAGCCATCAGCTCGCTTTTCTTGCGCGGGCCAAGGGTGTCAAGCAAGGTACGATTGAATGCGATTTTCCGCAGGGCACAATGGATGCCTTAATAAGCTGGAAATCATTAACAGAGTTGATGATTGGGGATGTGCAAAGCGCCAATCTTGTTGGCATCGGCAAGCTTGGCTCATTGCAAGCCATTTATCTACGCGACATACAAGGTGACATGAGCGACTTGGTCTCCGAGTTGACGCAACTACCGAGCCTGCGCCAAATCGATATTGAATCTTGTGCGCTTGACTTATGTGATGCTAAGTCATTCGAGTCACTGAAAAATGTGCGTTCGGTGAGAATAAATGCGTGCACTGGGTCGTCGGTTGCCTGCAGAGGCATAGGCCATCTCCATTCGCTTAAGCACCTCGAGATCGAGGGAGTTGATATTGATGACTCGTGTCTTAGCGACCTGGGCTGCTTATGTCCGCAACTCGAACGGATTCGCATTGGAAGCTGCAAAGCCAGTCCAGTCCGTATTCTGCAGTTTCTATCCAAATGCTATGCTCTAAAAGAACTCTACCTTACGCAGGAAAGTATTTGCGCAGTCGAGTGTCATCAGGCGGTGCAATCAATTGGCTGCTGCGGCTCGCTAGAGACGCTGCGTATCGAAGCTCTTGACAAACCGAGTGCGAAGCGTCTAAGCCATATACTGCCTAGATGTGGAATTACCGTCACCTTGAAGGGGCGAGAGCTATATCGACTACCATAA